The DNA segment TTCACTGCCAGCGCGCCAAGCGCCTGGGCTTCTGTGATAAAGTAAGGGTTCTCGGAGTTCAAAAGCGAGCTGAACAGAATCGCGTCTGCCTTTGGCGACACACCGGTCACGTTTCCGGGGAACAGTATTACCGGAATCTTTTTGAGCTGCGACTTGATCTCTGAAACAACCTGTGCGAGCTCTATCTGGTCAATTGCCGAAGAGCCTCCGACCAGGATTGCAGACGCACCAAAGTCCTCCAGCTTTGATGCCAGGACTGCCGCGTCGCGGGCGTTCTCAGAGTCGATAAGCGGAAGGCAGACCGTGCCGTGTTTCTTTATCTCGCTCAACAGATGCTGCTCGGTCTTGCCAAGAATTATAGAAGGTACGCCCACTTCGAATGGAAGCACAACGCCGGTCATTTTAAAGTTTGACGAAGGCTTCACGGGCAGTCGCCGGCGCAAATCTTTAATTGCAGTATGGTATACAAATCTGTATAGCTGCAAGCGACACACCCGGATCTAATTCTGATGCACTATTACACGCCATTATTGCAAAATCTACATTTACGCCCAAGCAAATCGCCATAATCTCCAAACGTCTGTCCGGTGGCGGCCGGATGCCCCGCATGACTTCGGGCGCATATTACAGGCAGGTCGGCCAGTGCAGGGAAAAGACAATTGCCGTAATGTACAGCCTTGTCCTGCTCGAGCTAATGGGAGCAGTCGATCAGGGAACGGCCGAGGCGCTGTCACGCATTGGTGACCAGTTGCGCGTGATATTTGCCCCGGAAAACCGTGATGTTGTGATGCAATCACGCGCTGAGGATGTGATATCCGCGATAGACCGCGTGATACAAAGAGTATGCAAGGTGTGAACAACGTTGCAGCAGTATCAATATATCACGGTTTTTGAGGGAAATACCGTGATGTTCTGTGATTGATGTGACATCTGTTGTGACGTTTGTGACGAGTGATACCGTGATGTCCTGCATACTTGCCTTCCTGGCGGGCCTTGGCAGCGTGATGCTCTACAATAAAGTCACGGCATCACGCGCGTCACGCGTGGAGCCGGTGAACCAGGAGCCGGATATCACGCCTCCCGAGCCCATGCCGCGTGAGCATCACGCGGGTGACGCCGTGATAGAGGCCGTGGTGGCCGAATACACTCGGCGATTGCAGGAGTATGACAAGGTAATAGCTGACCTGCGTGTCAGGCTTGACATTATGGAAGTCCAAGCATCACGCGTTCGGCCGCAACATCACAGGGTTGTCGAGGAAAACGAGCAAATGTCACAGGCAATAATCACGCCGCGTGATATATCACAGCCACATCACGCGCCATCACGGCAAGTCGCGCCTCACGCGTCACGCGTGACAGAGCCTGTCGCCGTCACGCAGCACGCTAGTGTGATTTCCGCAAATGACGATGCTGTTGAGAACCGCAACGGCACTACCGACTATATCCTAAAGCTCCTCGCCGAACGAAAGAGGTCGTCTAGGGAAGTGCAGCAGGCCATCGGCAGAAGCCGCGAGCATACCTCAAGGCTTATGAAAAGGCTCAATGACGCCGGCCTAGTTGTCCGGGACAACTCGTCCAAGCCGTTCAGTTACGCAATAACTGCTCTGGGCCAGGCTAGACTTCGGGAGAAAGGCGCGGCTGTACCTGCTGGGCAGGAGAGCCCACCCGATAGGTCCATTCCTTTCCCTGGCGGACCCTAGCAAGCCTGCCGCGTTCTGAGTATCGAGAGAGGTACGTGGAGATGATGCTGAGCTTGATGGGCTCGTTATAGTGATCTTCGTACATTTCAAGCACGTCGCTTGAGGTAAACTTTGCAAAGGGGAACTTGGTCTGCACGATGTTCCATATTCTGTCCCCTACCGAGGCTGCAGGTCGCTGCTCGCTTGCGTCAGCCAAACCTGCGTGCACACGCGGAGAATCGTCTGACTCGATGTTGAGAAGGTCCATGAACTCTATTATCTTGACAATCTTGTCCTTGGAGACGTTTCCCTCAAGGGACAGGTTGTACTTGCTGCCTTCTGCATCCTCGAGTTCTATCTTTATCCTTCTCTTACCAGCGCTCGTTTGCTACCCCACCCCGGAACGTATCCTAGGCTGTTAACATGATAACACTTAACAGAGCTGCTGCAAAACCCGATAACACTATGCTCAGCTTGTGTTAACAATGCTTGAGAGGATAGCTTTTGTCTACGATGTTTGTTGATTGTTAACTAGTATCTTTGTAGAATCGCGGCCAGAAGACGCCTCCAGTGGAAATGGAGGGGTTGCCGGCTGGCCATTAACACTGTTAACGGTGATCTTCACGCTCCACTGGAAATAAAGGGGTCCTTTTCAGGCAGTTTGACGGACCAACGATCGCGCCCTGTTAACATCACCCAGACTGGCTTG comes from the Nitrososphaera sp. genome and includes:
- a CDS encoding helix-turn-helix domain-containing protein, whose amino-acid sequence is MIDVTSVVTFVTSDTVMSCILAFLAGLGSVMLYNKVTASRASRVEPVNQEPDITPPEPMPREHHAGDAVIEAVVAEYTRRLQEYDKVIADLRVRLDIMEVQASRVRPQHHRVVEENEQMSQAIITPRDISQPHHAPSRQVAPHASRVTEPVAVTQHASVISANDDAVENRNGTTDYILKLLAERKRSSREVQQAIGRSREHTSRLMKRLNDAGLVVRDNSSKPFSYAITALGQARLREKGAAVPAGQESPPDRSIPFPGGP